A region of Oceanicoccus sp. KOV_DT_Chl DNA encodes the following proteins:
- a CDS encoding methylamine utilization protein codes for MDQVGKQFLPHLLVIQKGQTVTFPNSDNIRHHIYSFSQPKPFEIRMFKGGEFKTIAFDKPGIVVLGCNIHDQMIGYIYVADTELTAVTDSNGLATIEAATELTLWHSRLSANHVERVTVGLPAIVPQNHTVSLNLLPEKKAKPERKFGSKFGERGN; via the coding sequence ATGGATCAGGTTGGCAAGCAGTTTCTTCCGCATCTTTTGGTTATTCAAAAAGGTCAGACTGTTACTTTTCCGAATAGTGACAATATTCGACATCATATCTACAGTTTTTCACAACCAAAACCATTTGAAATTCGTATGTTCAAAGGGGGCGAATTTAAAACCATAGCATTTGACAAGCCTGGTATCGTGGTGCTTGGCTGTAATATCCATGATCAAATGATTGGCTATATATATGTAGCTGACACTGAGTTGACTGCAGTGACTGACAGCAATGGTCTGGCGACGATCGAGGCTGCAACCGAGTTGACTCTATGGCATTCCAGATTGTCTGCCAATCATGTTGAGCGTGTTACTGTTGGCCTGCCAGCAATTGTGCCGCAGAATCATACCGTTAGTTTAAACTTGCTACCTGAAAAAAAGGCTAAGCCGGAGCGTAAATTTGGTAGTAAGTTTGGCGAGCGAGGGAATTAA
- a CDS encoding EAL domain-containing protein translates to MAAKSLTQSIFRLVAGVVLLTALTIIINVWMAAINQAQERLDRSLEVAQNVLEQSLNNREKLLINSAGVLTDDFGFKQAVATADVGTIESALLNHGERINADLMALISLDGKNITSSPPLLAVDEVFSYPELLRSVFKNGGASALILLHQELYQVIMLSVDAPAPLAIALVGFKLDDALITQLKNISQLETTIQVLEDNTSIFSISTLNDKQMDVAISQLNSTLDWFSSTFSSDVNFASRQFQLANEFGYQTNIILSEDVDKLFSDFNALQLTIGLIAFAAVLLAVWLAALFSNKLARPLVRLAELAKNISQGDYSKRITLEGSTEEVSQLSSAFNSMQTNIRVREEEIVFRAQHDILTSVFNRYHIETVLDEKFLLASPFLAIGINIFGFRDINDIFGYSNGDLCLKELAKRVASFDGLAARLTGGELLWVPNQELSLEDIAAVKKVLELPIDTGEVVINLKVVMGLLYCPSDAGSAEELFRRMNIVLDESQATKQLTLNYSQQLEERYLRRLSIITELKNTLKSAQHELNLYYQPKLNLTTGKVTSAEALIRWNNARLGFVSPEDFIAIAEQAGFIETVTQWVIRSAIEDAAKFKQAGIQLCIAINLSARDVMNTELLPYVMALLKEFQLDESYLSFEITEGDLVRDPQRAIEHLNEFRAKGFSLAIDDFGTGYSSMAYLKNLPINILKVDKSFVLNLNTNRGDQNIVQSVIKLAHSFNLSVVAEGVENPETLALLSEWGCEYAQGYYMSKPVPVEDCILWHLENQNTKWC, encoded by the coding sequence TTGGCGGCTAAGTCTCTTACTCAAAGTATCTTCCGGTTGGTAGCCGGTGTTGTATTGCTGACCGCATTGACCATTATTATTAATGTGTGGATGGCTGCGATTAATCAAGCTCAGGAGCGGTTGGATCGCAGCCTTGAGGTTGCGCAAAATGTGTTAGAACAGTCGCTGAATAATCGTGAGAAGTTACTGATTAACTCGGCAGGTGTGTTGACCGATGATTTTGGTTTTAAGCAAGCAGTAGCTACTGCCGATGTTGGTACTATAGAAAGTGCTTTACTCAATCATGGAGAACGTATTAATGCGGATTTAATGGCATTAATTTCACTTGATGGAAAAAACATCACTAGTTCACCGCCGTTACTTGCGGTTGATGAAGTCTTTAGCTATCCCGAATTGCTTCGCTCGGTGTTTAAAAACGGTGGCGCTTCAGCTTTAATTTTGCTGCATCAAGAGTTGTATCAGGTCATTATGCTGTCGGTCGATGCGCCGGCCCCTTTAGCTATCGCCTTGGTTGGGTTTAAGCTTGATGACGCTCTGATCACTCAGCTAAAAAATATTTCTCAACTCGAAACAACAATACAGGTGCTAGAGGATAATACGTCGATATTTTCGATCAGCACACTGAACGATAAGCAGATGGACGTTGCTATTTCTCAATTGAACTCTACGTTGGATTGGTTTTCATCAACCTTTTCCAGTGATGTGAATTTTGCTTCGCGACAGTTTCAGCTTGCTAATGAATTTGGTTATCAAACCAATATTATTTTGTCGGAAGATGTAGATAAGTTATTTTCAGATTTTAATGCTCTACAGTTAACTATTGGGTTGATTGCCTTTGCTGCTGTGCTGTTGGCTGTATGGCTGGCAGCTTTATTTTCTAATAAGCTGGCTCGGCCATTGGTGAGACTGGCCGAATTGGCAAAAAATATATCACAGGGAGACTATAGTAAACGTATTACTTTGGAGGGAAGCACTGAAGAAGTGAGTCAACTGTCATCCGCATTTAATTCGATGCAAACGAATATTCGTGTTCGTGAGGAAGAAATTGTTTTTCGTGCCCAGCATGATATTTTGACGTCGGTGTTTAATCGCTATCATATTGAAACGGTATTGGATGAAAAATTTTTGTTAGCGTCACCTTTTCTTGCGATTGGTATCAATATTTTTGGTTTTCGTGATATCAATGATATTTTTGGTTATAGCAATGGTGATTTGTGTTTGAAAGAATTGGCGAAGCGGGTCGCAAGTTTTGATGGCTTGGCGGCGCGTTTAACCGGTGGTGAATTGCTGTGGGTGCCGAACCAGGAATTATCGCTAGAAGATATCGCTGCAGTGAAGAAAGTTTTGGAACTCCCCATTGATACTGGTGAAGTAGTAATAAATTTAAAGGTGGTAATGGGCTTATTGTACTGTCCGTCAGACGCTGGCAGCGCCGAAGAGCTATTTAGGCGAATGAATATTGTGCTGGATGAATCGCAGGCAACCAAGCAATTAACCCTTAACTACAGTCAGCAGTTAGAAGAGCGTTATTTGCGGCGGCTGTCTATCATCACTGAGTTAAAAAATACGTTGAAGTCTGCGCAGCACGAGTTGAATTTGTACTACCAGCCCAAGTTAAATTTAACTACGGGTAAGGTCACTAGTGCCGAAGCATTAATTCGCTGGAATAATGCCAGATTGGGATTTGTCTCGCCTGAGGACTTTATTGCCATTGCCGAGCAAGCAGGGTTTATTGAGACCGTCACTCAGTGGGTAATCCGGAGTGCTATTGAGGATGCTGCCAAATTTAAACAAGCCGGTATTCAACTGTGTATTGCAATTAACTTATCCGCTAGAGATGTAATGAATACCGAGCTGTTGCCCTATGTCATGGCTTTGTTAAAAGAGTTTCAGCTCGACGAAAGTTACTTGTCCTTTGAAATAACCGAGGGGGATTTGGTTAGGGATCCACAGCGGGCGATAGAGCATCTTAATGAATTTCGTGCTAAGGGTTTCTCTCTCGCTATTGATGATTTTGGTACGGGTTACTCTTCAATGGCCTATTTAAAAAACCTCCCCATCAATATATTGAAGGTGGACAAAAGTTTTGTGCTTAATTTGAACACTAATCGTGGTGACCAGAATATTGTGCAGTCAGTCATTAAGCTCGCCCATAGTTTTAATTTGTCAGTGGTGGCTGAAGGTGTTGAAAATCCGGAAACTTTAGCTTTATTGTCAGAATGGGGATGCGAATATGCGCAGGGTTACTATATGTCGAAACCTGTTCCGGTTGAGGACTGTATCCTCTGGCATTTGGAAAACCAAAATACTAAATGGTGCTAA
- a CDS encoding peptidase, with protein MTYCVAIATNDGLVFCSDSRTNAGPDMLSSYSKMHTFQPANDRIFCLLTAGNLATTQAIVERITQDIEDAAPRNLLTCNKINDAAQYVTEVSRREQTMAFEATEGSGIDTSASIIFGGQISGGRHRLFLIYSAGNFISDSAETPFLQIGESKYGKPILDRILTRSTSLEDAARCAIVSMDSTIRSNATVGPPIEVLVYETNSFDSSHQVKMEADNAYLHEIKRSWDETLKAGFRDLPKFEWEKHAQNISNNNQREDTF; from the coding sequence ATGACCTATTGTGTTGCCATTGCCACCAATGATGGATTGGTATTCTGTTCTGACTCGCGTACCAATGCCGGTCCAGATATGCTGTCATCCTATAGCAAAATGCACACCTTCCAACCGGCCAATGATCGTATCTTTTGCCTGCTAACCGCAGGAAACCTTGCTACTACTCAAGCTATCGTTGAAAGAATTACTCAGGATATTGAAGACGCAGCGCCTAGAAACCTGCTTACCTGCAATAAAATAAACGATGCCGCCCAATACGTTACCGAAGTTAGTCGTCGCGAACAAACTATGGCCTTTGAAGCTACCGAAGGCAGCGGCATCGATACTTCCGCTTCGATTATTTTTGGCGGCCAGATAAGTGGAGGGCGACACCGCTTATTTCTCATTTATTCGGCTGGGAATTTTATTTCCGACTCTGCGGAAACACCTTTTTTACAAATCGGGGAAAGCAAATATGGCAAGCCGATCCTCGATCGAATCCTGACCCGGTCCACTTCACTGGAAGATGCCGCGCGCTGCGCCATAGTTTCAATGGACTCTACCATTCGATCCAACGCCACGGTTGGCCCCCCAATTGAAGTGCTGGTCTATGAAACCAACAGCTTTGACAGCAGTCATCAGGTAAAAATGGAAGCTGATAACGCTTATTTGCACGAAATAAAACGCTCCTGGGATGAAACACTAAAAGCGGGGTTTCGTGATCTACCTAAATTTGAATGGGAAAAACACGCCCAGAACATAAGCAATAATAATCAACGAGAAGATACTTTTTAG